A single Candidatus Woesearchaeota archaeon DNA region contains:
- the map gene encoding type II methionyl aminopeptidase has protein sequence MTQDFNSLRKAGQIAGKALYFGSSLIKPGAKLLNVTEQIEAFIKNEGGELAFPVNISCNDTAAHYAAKKDDNFIFKDELVKLDVGVHVNGYIGDNACTIDLSGKYKKLIDASREALEAAISIVKPGVEIGAIGLAIESAITKKGFHPIKNLSGHGLDQYITHCYPTIPNYDNGDGEELKEGTIIAIEPFATEGVGMIKEQGIPEIFSMTSFKAMRVGFTRDILKYIEKKFKTLPFSKRSLYEKFSEAQVNYTLKKLNETEMVHEYAPLVERSGGMVTQAEHTLLVTKNGCEVLTKVV, from the coding sequence AAACTGTTAAATGTAACAGAACAAATTGAAGCATTTATAAAAAATGAAGGCGGAGAGCTGGCATTCCCGGTTAATATTTCGTGCAATGATACTGCTGCACACTACGCCGCTAAAAAAGATGACAATTTTATATTTAAAGATGAACTTGTAAAACTTGACGTTGGCGTGCATGTAAATGGTTATATCGGTGACAATGCCTGTACAATTGATTTGTCAGGCAAGTATAAAAAATTAATTGATGCTTCTCGCGAGGCATTAGAAGCAGCTATATCAATTGTTAAACCGGGGGTTGAAATTGGCGCAATAGGCTTAGCAATCGAATCTGCAATTACAAAAAAAGGTTTTCACCCGATAAAAAATTTATCCGGACACGGCCTTGACCAATATATTACACATTGTTATCCTACAATCCCTAACTATGACAATGGCGATGGAGAAGAACTTAAAGAAGGAACAATAATTGCGATTGAACCATTTGCAACAGAGGGTGTAGGAATGATAAAAGAACAAGGAATACCCGAAATTTTTTCAATGACGAGCTTCAAAGCAATGCGCGTAGGATTTACTAGAGACATTTTAAAATATATTGAAAAAAAATTTAAAACTTTGCCTTTCTCCAAAAGAAGTTTATATGAAAAATTTAGCGAAGCGCAAGTAAACTATACCCTGAAAAAATTGAATGAAACTGAAATGGTGCATGAATACGCCCCATTGGTTGAAAGGTCTGGCGGAATGGTAACTCAGGCAGAGCACACATTACTTGTTACTAAGAATGGATGCGAAGTTCTTACAAAAGTTGTTTAA